Proteins from one Planctomyces sp. SH-PL62 genomic window:
- a CDS encoding DUF4912 domain-containing protein, translating into MRIALLGWDLEREAIDAVARLGVDVVAFTRWFPGEPEREAHPGWLETRCPHDIGGGPRDEASAFGVAAVRAASNSGLGFGFDVVHAMDWKTRPAAGELAARGEGQGVVLASERASEEDVEESPGFGPLAVPDGWICDHPWGAERLRARLAVDDESPVFTITTPAGLSFWSDRDGPREGSTEGPCAVLTFHAGDRFSVQAIVEGVALAREKAPGLVAAVFGTDPRCERLRRRLKTRRLLSTRWGDTCTPRSGRWNGAVAQAAIVGTAADDLVDDPFARAAWLVGAPVVPVRGKDPEAMARTLLDAVFDRERREADVRIGSALESRRLEFDGVAARWLEVYRRLVDRKRNAAAFDPPEVGRASPDGPTAPFPELRSRLSLIPVSCREALASWTLRPDDWRGALEWLGPESVRAVLTIRLFDVTDVAFDGLNAHSTSDVDLGPGETHRTLALPFDGRSLAACLGVRSRWGYFHPIAHSRICHLPRDASPPTTTPRRLRVLPRRPGA; encoded by the coding sequence ATGAGGATCGCCCTGCTGGGGTGGGATCTGGAGCGCGAGGCGATCGACGCCGTCGCCCGCCTCGGCGTCGACGTCGTCGCGTTCACGCGGTGGTTCCCCGGTGAGCCGGAACGCGAGGCTCACCCGGGGTGGCTGGAAACCCGTTGCCCCCACGATATCGGCGGCGGCCCGCGCGACGAGGCTTCGGCGTTCGGGGTCGCGGCGGTCCGCGCGGCGAGCAACTCGGGCCTGGGCTTCGGGTTCGACGTCGTCCACGCGATGGACTGGAAGACCCGACCGGCGGCCGGCGAACTGGCGGCGAGGGGGGAGGGCCAGGGGGTCGTCCTGGCCTCGGAGCGGGCCTCGGAAGAGGACGTCGAGGAGTCTCCGGGCTTCGGTCCGCTCGCGGTGCCCGACGGCTGGATCTGCGACCATCCGTGGGGGGCCGAACGGCTCCGCGCGAGGCTCGCGGTCGACGACGAATCGCCCGTGTTCACGATCACGACGCCGGCCGGCCTGTCGTTCTGGAGCGATCGCGACGGCCCGCGCGAGGGCTCGACCGAAGGCCCTTGCGCGGTGCTGACCTTCCACGCCGGCGACCGATTCTCGGTCCAGGCGATCGTCGAGGGGGTCGCGCTGGCTCGGGAGAAGGCGCCGGGGCTGGTCGCGGCGGTCTTCGGGACCGATCCCCGCTGCGAACGGCTGCGACGGCGATTGAAGACGCGGCGGCTGCTCTCGACCCGATGGGGCGACACCTGCACGCCGAGGAGCGGGCGCTGGAACGGGGCGGTGGCCCAGGCCGCGATCGTGGGGACGGCGGCCGACGACCTGGTGGACGACCCCTTCGCCCGCGCGGCCTGGCTGGTCGGTGCGCCGGTGGTCCCCGTGCGAGGGAAGGATCCCGAGGCGATGGCCCGCACCTTGCTGGACGCCGTGTTCGATCGCGAGCGCCGCGAGGCCGACGTGCGGATCGGCTCGGCGCTGGAGTCTCGCCGCCTGGAGTTCGACGGCGTCGCCGCGCGGTGGCTGGAGGTCTACCGGCGGCTCGTCGATCGCAAGCGGAACGCGGCGGCCTTCGATCCGCCCGAGGTCGGGCGCGCTTCGCCGGACGGCCCGACGGCTCCGTTCCCGGAGCTTCGGTCTCGGCTGTCGCTGATCCCGGTCTCCTGTCGAGAGGCCCTGGCGTCCTGGACGCTCCGTCCCGACGACTGGCGAGGGGCTCTGGAATGGCTGGGGCCGGAGTCCGTGCGGGCGGTGCTGACGATCCGCCTGTTCGACGTGACCGACGTGGCGTTCGACGGCCTGAACGCCCACAGCACCTCCGACGTGGACCTCGGCCCCGGCGAGACCCATCGGACGCTCGCGCTGCCGTTCGACGGCCGCTCCCTGGCCGCCTGCCTGGGCGTGCGGTCGCGCTGGGGGTACTTCCACCCGATCGCCCATTCCCGGATATGCCACCTTCCGCGCGATGCGTCCCCCCCGACGACGACGCCGAGGCGGCTCCGCGTGCTCCCGCGTCGACCGGGCGCCTGA